The nucleotide window ATGCTGCGCGTAAGCCGTAACATCATGTTAGATCTGGAATCAGAACTGTCTTGTAAGATAACCTTGCCGGAAGTGGTGGCTGTTTACGGTAACACGGTTACCATGGATTTAGGCCGGATGCACGGTGTTAAAGAAGGCGATAAATTGCAATTGTGGCACACCGCTTCTTTTATCGACCAAAGCGGTTTACCGCGCAATAAAGTATCGCAAAGCGAAGTGACCTTAACCGTGTCGCGTGTTTATGAACACGAAGCAGAACTGAGCATCGATCAGCCTAACTTATCATCAAGCGTTCAAATTGGCGATGTAATGAACAAGATACTCTAAAAGACAACATTAGGTCTTGAGATATGCGTACTTTTGAATATTATAGGTGACGCATCTTATTTGATTATACCAACTGTAGTACTTGGTATTACGCCCTCATGGCACAGCTGGATAGCGCAGTCCCCTCCTAAGGGACAGGTCGTAGGTTCGAATCCTACTGGGGGCGCCACATCAGAGCCTTAGTTAGTTATTGGACTAAGGCTTTTCTTTTCTCCTAATTTGATACCACTCGAGACAAATCACTGCTGTTCTCTGTCTCTGTTTCCTGAACATTTACTAACGGCGCAAAACCAATTTGAAAGACAGCTATTTACAGTTTTGTATTTTATGACTTTAATTATTGATGAGTTTTGCTTACCCTTTCGGCTATTAATAAGAATGTTATTTAATGCTATGTCTAAGAGCAATTTGATTACCAATACCGGACACCGTTTTATATCAAAAGGTAAAACAGCCTTTAAGATCCACATCCACACCCCTGAGGATACGGTACTTCACCGCTCTGTAGGGTTCGTGCGTATTGGAGAGGAGAAAGGATTAAAGAAAGCCATTAAATTGAGAAATGAATTGGGGCAGCAGATGTGGGGCAAATTTTGGCGACGCCTTTTGAAAGATCCTTATCTGATGACAAGATTACCACACAGCGTTGAACCGAAAATCGTTCATAAGCCCAATCCGACTCTAGAGAACCCAGACAATCGAGACACTTGTTACATTGCCAAGTGGCGAGAGTTTAACGAACACGGAGAATATAAGTACAAGACCGTCGTGCGCTCAATCAGCAAATACGGCAAGCTTGCCGCATACATGCAAACCAAAAAAGCATTGCTGGAAGCACACAAGGACAATCTGGAGATACTCACCTTTATGGGACGCCTAAACAGTATCGATCTTAAATAACCCACTGTACTAAGCCACTTCTGGCTGCAACTGTTTTTTGCATCGACAATAGATATAAAAATGCCCCCAGAAAGCGAGCACTTTTGGGGGCATTTAAGATCAGAATTCTATTCGTTTAATGAGTATCTTATTGCTGAACTTGGTATTCAAACTCAGGAACAATCACTTCTACACGACGGTTTTGTTGACGACCTTCACGCGTTTCGTTTGATGCGATAGGGTTGTTTTCACCTTCACCACGAGCGTGGATGCGTGATGCATCAATGCCTTTTTCTACTAGCGCGTTAGCAACAGATTCTGCGCGTTGCTCAGAAACTTTCTGGTTGTAAGATGCAGCGCCAGAAGTATCTGTGTAGCCTACTACTTCAACATTCGCTTGTGGGTGCTCGTTTAGGAAAGCAACCAAGTTGTCTAGTTTAGCTGCGCTTTCAGGTTTTAGTGTTGTGCTGTTTAGATCGAAGCCACCAGTACCGATAGTTTGCGTTTCGAATGTTTTCGTTACAACGACTGGCTCTTCTACAACAACCACTTCTTCAACGATTGGCGCTTCTTCAACAACTGGTTCTTCGCTGCCACCAAACTTGAATGAAACACCTAGCGTCGCAGTATTGCCTGTTGCGCGCACAACATCGTTGTTGATATCAGTGATGGTTTGGTACTCCGCACGAGCTGTTACGTTTTGGCTTAGGTTAAACTCAAGGCCAGCAGCACCCAGGTAAGAGTAATCGTCTTTACCATCAAACATCACGTAAGCGCCACCCACTTTACCGTAAAGTGCAATGTCTTCAGTGATTGGTAGGCTGAATTTAGGAGCAAGAGTGATAGCTTCTACGTGACCACCGAATGAAGTCTCGTCAAAATCACCAACGTTGTCAAAACCTGCTTCAACAGCAATGTAGTCGTTGAATTCGTAACCAACAAAAGCACCAAGAGTTGAGTCATCTTTATCGCAAGACTGACCGGCTACACAAGCATCTTCCAACCAAGATTTACCCATTTTACCGCCAACATAGACTTCTGCTTGAGCCGCTGATGCCATAAGTAAAGATGCTGAAATTACCGCTGCTAGTTTTTTCATTATTGATTCCTATTAAGAATTACTTTTATTAGTTCTCGAAATGCGTCGCCAACTGACGTTGTATTCCGGTTTGATTCATTCCTTGAGCGTATTACCGAAGCCGACTTTGTGCATGTATATGCAAATCACTTATCAAAGGTTGTTCGGTTAGCATTCCTATACAGTGATCAGGAGCGCTATCTAAGCCTCACTGACGGTGTGAACTATAACGCTAAGAAAACTCGAGAAAAATCCCAAAACTGTCAATTTAATGTCATCAAAACAACAAACAATATGTGACACAGAGCACCTAAAGCCTAATGCAACAAAGGCGCAAACGTTTGCTTGGGCGGGAACAATAAAAAATCTAATGTAGATAACTATCTCATTATTGAGACAAAACTTAAGGAACTTTATGGATATTGGCGTTTAATCAGAAAGATAGATTAAAACTTGGTCATTAGTAATATATTGAAAAACATAACTTTTGATTACATTTTGTTATCAAAAATCAAACAGTCCGACGTAAAGAAAGTACGTTTAGAGGGAAAGCGTGACTACCCCTTTCACTTCATTGCAATCTATGGATACAAAAAAAGCCGCGGAAATCACCGCGGCTTTTGAATTTTTATGCAAATTAGTTACGCATTGGCTTCACGTTGAGCGATAAACGCAAGTGCCATTTTAATGCGAGCAATACTGCGCTCTTGGCCAATTAGAGCCATAACTGCGTCAACAGATGGAGATTGACCACCGCCTGTAACAGCGACACGTAGCGGCATACCAATTTTGCCCATGCCGATTTCCAGCTCTTCGCAAACGGCTGCGATTACACCATCTTTGATGCTTTCAGTTGTCCACTCAGTTAACGCTTCTGCTTTTGCAAGCGCAAGCTCTAGAGGCGCTTTTGCTACACCACGTAGGTGTTTCTTCGCAGCGCCCGCTTCAAACTCAGAGAAATCTTCGTAGAAGTAGCGAATCTGCTCAGCCAACTCAACAAGTGTATTACAACGCTCACCAACCAACTTGATCACTTCAGTGATTGCAGGACCGTTTGTCACGTCCAGCTTCTGTTGGTCTAGGTGCCATTGCAAGTGCTGTGCAACGTATGCTGGATCAGAGTTCTTGATGTAGTGGTTGTTTAGCCACTGCAGCTTATCGGTGTTAAATGCAGACGCTGACTTAGATACAGCGTCCAGACTAAACAGATTAATCATTTCTTCTTGAGTGAAGATTTCTTGGTCACCGTGCGACCAACCTAAACGAACCAGGTAGTTGTTTAGTGCAGCTGGTAGGTAACCCATATCGCGGTACTGCATTACCGACACAGCGCCATGACGTTTAGACAGTTTCGCACCGTCGTCACCTAGAATCATTGCACAGTGAGCGAATGTAGGTACTGGTGCACCTAGTGCTTCGTAGATGTTGATCTGACGAGGCGTGTTATTGATGTGGTCTTCGCCACGAACAACGTGCGTGATGCCCATATCCCAGTCGTCAACCACAACACAGAAGTTGTACGTTGGTGAACCATCGGTACGACGAATGATCAGGTCATCCATTTGCTCGTTACGGATTTCGATACGGCCACGAATTTGGTCGTCGAATACTACGCTACCCTCTTTCGGGTTGCGGAAACGAATTACGCAAGGATCACCATCTTTCGCAGCATCGTTTGCCGCTTTGATTTTAGGATGGTTGGCATCGTAGCGAG belongs to Vibrio sp. STUT-A11 and includes:
- a CDS encoding OmpA family protein, whose amino-acid sequence is MKKLAAVISASLLMASAAQAEVYVGGKMGKSWLEDACVAGQSCDKDDSTLGAFVGYEFNDYIAVEAGFDNVGDFDETSFGGHVEAITLAPKFSLPITEDIALYGKVGGAYVMFDGKDDYSYLGAAGLEFNLSQNVTARAEYQTITDINNDVVRATGNTATLGVSFKFGGSEEPVVEEAPIVEEVVVVEEPVVVTKTFETQTIGTGGFDLNSTTLKPESAAKLDNLVAFLNEHPQANVEVVGYTDTSGAASYNQKVSEQRAESVANALVEKGIDASRIHARGEGENNPIASNETREGRQQNRRVEVIVPEFEYQVQQ
- a CDS encoding Fe3+-citrate ABC transporter substrate-binding protein encodes the protein MSKSNLITNTGHRFISKGKTAFKIHIHTPEDTVLHRSVGFVRIGEEKGLKKAIKLRNELGQQMWGKFWRRLLKDPYLMTRLPHSVEPKIVHKPNPTLENPDNRDTCYIAKWREFNEHGEYKYKTVVRSISKYGKLAAYMQTKKALLEAHKDNLEILTFMGRLNSIDLK
- the gltX gene encoding glutamate--tRNA ligase codes for the protein MTVKTRFAPSPTGYLHVGGARTALYSWLYAKNQGGEFVLRIEDTDLERNSKEAVDAILEGMEWLGLEWDEGPYYQTQRFDRYNEMVDKLVAEDKAYKCYASKELLDEIRAEQELNKEMPRYDANHPKIKAANDAAKDGDPCVIRFRNPKEGSVVFDDQIRGRIEIRNEQMDDLIIRRTDGSPTYNFCVVVDDWDMGITHVVRGEDHINNTPRQINIYEALGAPVPTFAHCAMILGDDGAKLSKRHGAVSVMQYRDMGYLPAALNNYLVRLGWSHGDQEIFTQEEMINLFSLDAVSKSASAFNTDKLQWLNNHYIKNSDPAYVAQHLQWHLDQQKLDVTNGPAITEVIKLVGERCNTLVELAEQIRYFYEDFSEFEAGAAKKHLRGVAKAPLELALAKAEALTEWTTESIKDGVIAAVCEELEIGMGKIGMPLRVAVTGGGQSPSVDAVMALIGQERSIARIKMALAFIAQREANA